A single Ammospiza caudacuta isolate bAmmCau1 chromosome 14, bAmmCau1.pri, whole genome shotgun sequence DNA region contains:
- the GPR174 gene encoding probable G-protein coupled receptor 174, whose product MNSSSNCSETDLKPYYAVTYTVILIPGLIGNTLALWVFYGYMKETKRAVIFMINLAIADLSQVLSLPLRIFYYLTGTWEFGGGLCMLCFYLKYVNMYASIYFLVCISVRRYLFLMHPFKFSDCRRVCDVYISIVGWVVVCVGCLPFPLLRMQHQQDKNACFVDLPIKKLDLPTSVTLMTIGELVGFVTPLLIILYCSWKTILSLKERHSASRDLGEKKKALKMILTCALVFLICFGPYHISFPLDFFVKTGQIQEGCVPISVFHAVALCLASLNSCVDPIIYYFTTDEFRRRLSRQDLQDSIHLQHLSYGRRHSRDVLGEDTTEY is encoded by the coding sequence ATGAACAGCAGCTCCAACTGCAGCGAGACAGACCTCAAGCCCTACTACGCCGTCACCTACACGGTGATCCTGATCCCCGGGCTCATCGGCAACACCCTGGCCCTGTGGGTCTTCTATGGCTACATGAAAGAGACTAAGAGGGCCGTGATATTCATGATCAATTTAGCCATTGCTGACTTGTCACAGGTGCTGTCCTTGCCCCTGAGGATTTTTTACTACCTGACGGGCACGTGGGAGTTCGGGGGGGGTCTCTGCATGCTCTGCTTCTACCTGAAGTACGTCAATATGTACGCCAGCATCTACTTCTTGGTGTGCATCAGCGTGAGGAGGTACCTGTTCCTCATGCACCCCTTCAAATTCAGTGACTGCAGGCGTGTCTGTGATGTCTACATCAGCATCGTGGGCTGGGTCGTGGTCTGTGTGGGCTGCctgcctttccctctcctcaggatgcagcaccagcaggataAAAACGCCTGTTTTGTGGATCTTCCCATCAAGAAACTCGACCTGCCCACCTCCGTCACGCTGATGACCATAGGGGAGTTGGTGGGGTTTGTCACCCCCCTGCTCATCATCCTGTACTGCTCCTGGAAGACAATCCTGTCACTAAAAGAGAGGCACTCTGCTTCCCGGGACCTGGGCGAGAAGAAGAAGGCTTTAAAGATGATCCTCACCTGCGCCCTGGTGTTCCTGATCTGCTTTGGACCTTACCACATCAGCTTCCCCCtggatttctttgtgaaaaCGGGGCAGATCCAGGAGGGCTGCGTGCCCATCTCGGTGTTCCACGCCGTGGCTTTGTGCCTCGCCAGCCTCAACTCCTGTGTGGATCCCATCATCTACTACTTCACCACGGACGAGTTCAGGAGACGCCTCTCCAGGCAGGACCTGCAGGACAGCATCCATCTCCAGCACCTCAGCTACGGCAGGAgacactccagggatgtgcTTGGGGAGGACACCACGGAATACTGA